One Euphorbia lathyris chromosome 1, ddEupLath1.1, whole genome shotgun sequence DNA segment encodes these proteins:
- the LOC136206868 gene encoding NADPH-dependent diflavin oxidoreductase 1 isoform X4 translates to MPFEWLVQLVPPLKKRAFSISSSSAAHPNQVHLTVDVVSWTTPFKRKRTGLCSMWLAKLDPREGVCIPAWFQKGTLPPPPPSLPLILVGPGTGCAPFRALLEERALQDAYDGAAPVMFFFGCRNEKNDFLYRDFWLFHAQNGGLLSEERGGGFYVAFSRDQPEKVYVQHKIRENSQRIWKLISNGASIYVAGSATKMPSDVMSAFEEIISKETGASRETAVMQLRRLEKDGRYNVESWS, encoded by the exons ATGCCTTTCGAGTGGCTGGTGCAGTTGGTACCCCCATTGAAAAAACGGGCATTCTCCATTTCTTCTTCCTCCGCAGCGCACCCAAATCAAGTGCATTTGACAGTGGATGTTGTGTCATGGACAACACCTTTTAAGAGGAAGCGGACAGGTCTTTGCTCCATGTGGCTTGCCAAGCTTGATCCACGAGAAG GTGTATGTATTCCAGCATGGTTTCAGAAAGGTACTCTTCCTCCACCACCACCTTCACTTCCCCTGATTCTTGTTGGGCCTGGGACAGGATGTGCGCCATTTCGTGCATTGCTAGAGGAAAGGGCTCTACAAGACGCATATGATGGAGCTGCTCCGGTTATGTTCTTCTTTGGCTGCCGAAATGAGAAGAATGACTTTTTATACAGAGACTTTTGGTTGTTTCATGCACAAAATGGCGGATTGCTTTCAGAAGAAAGAGGTGGAGGCTTTTATGTTGCTTTTTCAAGAGACCAACCGGAAAAAGTATACGTGCAGCATAAAATACGAGAAAATAGCCAGAGGATTTGGAAGTTGATATCAAACGGAGCATCAATCTATGTTGCAGGATCTGCAACCAAAATGCCTAGTGATGTAATGTCAGCATTCGAGGAAATTATATCGAAAGAAACTGGAGCTTCAAGGGAAACTGCTGTGATGCAACTTAGGAGATTGGAAAAAGATGGTAGATATAATGTTGAATCATGGTCTTGA